The following coding sequences lie in one Nonomuraea muscovyensis genomic window:
- a CDS encoding ABC transporter permease yields MNTVVAGITYRALLGRRRIVLLLLLPLGLLGLAVLLRLTGNADQRYATMLMNNFALGTMLPLLGLIVGTGVIAPEIDDGTVIHLMSKPISRPVIAQTKFAVAASLLVLFAAVPTYLAAWLLVRNEDGIALGFAVGSLVAGIAYAAVFLLLGVVTRHAVTIGVVYALVWESLVGNLVPGAQKFSIQQWGRTIADQISTSPYLEAQITLGFAAPALVIATVVAVVWAGLRLRVFALTGDE; encoded by the coding sequence ATGAACACAGTCGTCGCCGGCATCACCTACCGGGCGCTGCTCGGGCGGCGGCGGATCGTGCTGCTGCTCCTGCTGCCGCTCGGCCTACTCGGCCTGGCCGTGCTGCTGCGCCTGACCGGCAACGCCGACCAGCGCTACGCCACGATGCTGATGAACAACTTCGCCCTGGGCACCATGCTCCCGCTGCTCGGCCTCATCGTCGGCACCGGTGTGATCGCTCCGGAGATCGACGACGGCACCGTCATCCACCTGATGTCCAAGCCGATCTCCCGCCCGGTCATCGCGCAGACCAAGTTCGCGGTGGCGGCGTCGCTGCTGGTGCTGTTCGCCGCGGTGCCGACGTATCTCGCGGCCTGGCTGCTGGTGCGCAACGAGGACGGCATCGCCCTCGGGTTCGCCGTCGGCTCGCTGGTCGCGGGCATCGCCTACGCGGCGGTGTTCCTGCTGCTCGGGGTCGTCACCCGGCACGCGGTGACGATCGGCGTCGTCTACGCCCTGGTCTGGGAGAGCCTCGTCGGCAACCTGGTCCCGGGCGCCCAGAAATTCTCGATCCAGCAGTGGGGGCGGACGATCGCCGACCAGATCTCCACCTCACCCTACCTGGAGGCCCAGATCACGCTCGGCTTCGCCGCCCCGGCCCTGGTCATCGCGACCGTGGTCGCCGTCGTG
- a CDS encoding ABC transporter ATP-binding protein, with the protein MNIVLSQASRWYGNVVAVNDVTMTIGPGVTGLLGPNGAGKSTLLHMMAGFLAPSGGTVTLDGTTVWKNHHIYRNIGLVPEREGVYGFLTGWQFVLSAAKLHGLPDPVEAARKALATVEMEEPKDRRVETYSKGMRQRVKVAAALVHDPAVLLLDEPFNGMDPRQRMHLMDLIRTMGAGGKTILFSSHILEEVERVAQHIEVLVAGRHAASGDFREIRRLMTDRPHLFRIRSSDDRKLAATLMLDSSAGGVTLRPEGLEVQAVEFRRFARLLPQVARAEGIRLHEVSPADEDLESVFSYLINRST; encoded by the coding sequence GTGAACATCGTGCTCTCCCAGGCCTCCCGGTGGTACGGCAACGTCGTCGCGGTCAACGACGTCACCATGACCATCGGGCCCGGCGTCACCGGGCTGCTCGGCCCCAACGGGGCGGGCAAGTCGACGCTCCTGCACATGATGGCCGGGTTCCTCGCCCCGTCGGGCGGGACGGTCACCCTGGACGGCACCACCGTCTGGAAGAACCACCACATCTATCGAAATATCGGTCTCGTCCCTGAGCGGGAGGGTGTGTACGGCTTCCTCACCGGCTGGCAGTTCGTCCTGTCGGCGGCGAAGCTCCACGGCCTGCCCGACCCGGTCGAGGCCGCCCGCAAGGCGCTGGCCACGGTCGAGATGGAGGAGCCCAAGGACCGCCGCGTCGAGACCTACTCCAAGGGCATGCGCCAACGGGTCAAGGTCGCCGCCGCGCTCGTCCACGACCCGGCGGTGCTGCTGCTGGACGAGCCGTTCAACGGCATGGACCCGCGCCAGCGGATGCACCTCATGGACCTCATCCGCACGATGGGCGCCGGGGGCAAGACGATCCTGTTCAGCTCCCACATCCTCGAAGAGGTCGAACGGGTCGCCCAGCACATCGAGGTGCTCGTCGCCGGCCGGCACGCCGCGTCGGGCGACTTCCGGGAGATCCGCCGGCTGATGACCGACCGGCCCCACCTGTTCAGGATCCGCTCCAGCGACGACCGCAAGCTCGCCGCCACGCTGATGCTCGACAGCTCCGCGGGCGGCGTCACGCTCCGGCCCGAGGGACTGGAGGTGCAGGCCGTCGAGTTCCGCCGGTTCGCCCGACTGCTGCCCCAGGTCGCCCGCGCCGAGGGCATCCGCCTGCACGAGGTCTCCCCCGCCGACGAGGACCTGGAAAGCGTCTTCTCGTACCTGATCAACCGGAGCACCTGA
- a CDS encoding ABC transporter permease, translating to MSEIYDIGYRHYDGPRLGRGHATRALTVHTLRGVFGLGRTARGKIVPFGLATIMLLPAIVSIAMMALLGQRGLTYSAFAVVMQAVLAIFLAAQGPTAVAPDLRFRVLPLYLSRPVTVTEYVTAKIVAMTVALFALVAAPLTLMYVGELLIDLDGPPATGEYLGAMATGLLLALLLSSFGLAVASFTPRRGLGVASVITVYLLSSASVPIVYAMLESAGNDAAARWAWLLNPFWLVDAVQVWLFGTVPNADGDGYPAGPISGVLVVVLIAAALAALALRYRKAASR from the coding sequence ATGTCTGAGATCTACGACATCGGCTACCGCCACTACGACGGGCCGCGCCTGGGCCGGGGCCACGCCACGCGCGCCCTCACGGTCCACACCCTGCGCGGCGTCTTCGGGCTCGGCCGCACCGCCCGCGGCAAGATCGTGCCGTTCGGCCTGGCCACCATCATGCTGCTGCCCGCGATCGTGTCGATCGCGATGATGGCCCTGCTGGGCCAGCGCGGCTTGACCTACAGCGCCTTCGCCGTGGTCATGCAGGCGGTGCTCGCCATCTTCCTGGCCGCGCAGGGGCCCACGGCCGTGGCGCCCGACCTGCGCTTCCGGGTGCTGCCGCTCTACCTGTCGCGGCCTGTCACGGTCACCGAGTACGTCACCGCCAAAATCGTGGCGATGACCGTGGCGCTGTTCGCGCTGGTCGCGGCGCCGCTGACTCTCATGTACGTGGGCGAGCTGCTCATCGACCTCGACGGGCCGCCGGCCACCGGCGAGTACCTGGGCGCCATGGCCACCGGGCTGCTGCTCGCGCTGCTGCTGTCGTCGTTCGGCCTGGCCGTCGCCTCGTTCACGCCCCGGCGCGGGCTCGGCGTGGCCTCGGTGATCACCGTCTACCTGCTGTCCTCCGCCTCGGTCCCGATCGTCTACGCCATGCTCGAGTCCGCCGGCAACGACGCCGCCGCCAGGTGGGCCTGGCTGCTCAACCCGTTCTGGCTGGTCGACGCGGTGCAGGTGTGGCTGTTCGGCACCGTGCCCAACGCCGACGGCGACGGCTACCCCGCCGGGCCGATCTCCGGCGTCCTCGTCGTCGTGCTCATCGCCGCAGCGCTGGCGGCCCTCGCCCTCCGCTACCGGAAGGCGGCCTCGCGGTGA
- a CDS encoding ABC transporter ATP-binding protein, with the protein MHILDIEGLTRRFPTVTALDALTVTTGPGVTGLVGANGAGKSTLIKILLGLLPPTSGSARVLGLDVTTKGAQIRGLVGYMPEHECLPPDVSATELVVHLARMSGLPRTAARERAADVLRHVGLAEERYRAIGGYSTGMKQRVKLAQALVHDPKLIFLDEPTNGLDPRGRDEMLTLIRRIGTEFGISVLVTSHLLGELERICDHVIVIDGGRLLRSSAIAEFTQTTQSVTVEVDEGTGALAERLAQLGHGVTPHGRMLLVQVNGPETLDAIRDAAADLDLCLIRLERGRQRIEDVFRDEAAHV; encoded by the coding sequence ATGCACATCCTCGACATCGAGGGGCTGACCAGACGCTTCCCGACCGTAACGGCGCTCGACGCGCTCACGGTCACCACCGGGCCCGGCGTGACGGGGCTCGTGGGGGCCAACGGGGCGGGCAAGTCGACGCTCATCAAGATCCTGCTCGGCCTGCTCCCGCCCACCTCGGGCAGCGCGCGGGTGCTCGGCCTGGACGTCACGACGAAGGGCGCGCAGATCCGCGGGCTCGTCGGCTACATGCCCGAGCACGAGTGCCTGCCACCCGACGTCTCCGCCACCGAGCTGGTCGTCCACCTCGCCCGCATGTCCGGGCTGCCGCGCACGGCCGCCCGCGAGCGGGCCGCCGACGTGCTGCGCCACGTCGGGCTCGCCGAGGAGCGCTACCGCGCCATCGGCGGCTACTCCACCGGCATGAAGCAGCGGGTGAAGCTCGCCCAAGCCCTGGTGCACGACCCCAAGCTGATCTTCCTGGACGAGCCGACCAACGGGCTCGACCCCCGCGGGCGCGACGAGATGCTGACCCTGATCCGGCGCATCGGCACCGAGTTCGGCATCAGCGTGCTCGTCACCTCCCATCTGCTCGGCGAGTTGGAACGCATCTGCGACCACGTGATCGTCATCGACGGCGGGCGGCTGCTGCGCTCCTCCGCGATCGCCGAGTTCACCCAGACCACCCAGAGCGTCACCGTCGAGGTGGACGAGGGCACCGGAGCGCTGGCAGAGCGGCTGGCGCAGCTCGGCCACGGCGTCACCCCGCACGGGCGGATGCTGCTGGTCCAGGTGAACGGTCCCGAGACGCTCGACGCCATCCGCGACGCCGCCGCCGACCTCGACCTCTGCCTCATCCGGCTGGAACGGGGCCGCCAGCGCATCGAGGACGTCTTCAGGGACGAGGCCGCCCATGTCTGA
- a CDS encoding DUF389 domain-containing protein, with the protein MLHLRVISPAARTREVLTVLEECPGATNIVVFPGAAVTPQGDLVQADLARESANAVIGALPWLHEEGSIALAQIDLALSKAAEEAVEEAPGDPDDAVIWAQLAQRVSAESRITWAYLAFLTIATQLAGIGVALNSIVLIVGAMVLGPEFGAIAAICFGLLSARWRLVAGAGRTLAVGFAIAIAVTFACALVSVRLGWIGPANLRVNEEVQFIVKPDRWSFIVAMLAGAAGVLSITGGKSSALIGVFISVTTVPAAGYVAVALALREWTEVAGSVTQLTLNVAGMLVAGTVTLAIQRRFWPQVGRGSSV; encoded by the coding sequence GTGCTTCATCTTCGAGTGATCAGCCCCGCCGCCCGCACCCGCGAGGTGCTGACGGTGCTGGAGGAGTGCCCGGGGGCCACGAACATCGTCGTGTTCCCCGGCGCGGCCGTCACCCCCCAGGGCGACCTGGTCCAGGCCGACCTGGCCCGCGAGTCGGCCAACGCGGTGATCGGCGCGCTCCCCTGGCTGCACGAGGAGGGCTCGATCGCCCTGGCGCAGATCGACCTCGCCCTGTCGAAGGCCGCCGAGGAGGCCGTCGAGGAGGCGCCGGGCGACCCCGACGACGCGGTGATCTGGGCCCAGCTCGCCCAGCGGGTCTCGGCCGAGTCGCGCATCACCTGGGCGTACCTGGCGTTCCTGACGATCGCCACGCAGCTCGCCGGCATCGGGGTGGCCCTCAACTCCATCGTGCTGATCGTCGGGGCGATGGTGCTGGGACCGGAGTTCGGGGCCATCGCCGCCATCTGCTTCGGGCTGCTGAGCGCCAGGTGGAGGCTGGTGGCCGGCGCCGGCCGGACGCTCGCCGTGGGCTTCGCCATCGCCATCGCGGTGACGTTCGCCTGCGCGCTCGTGTCCGTCCGGCTGGGCTGGATCGGCCCGGCCAACCTCCGGGTGAACGAGGAGGTGCAGTTCATCGTCAAGCCGGACCGGTGGTCGTTCATCGTGGCCATGCTCGCCGGGGCGGCCGGGGTGCTGTCGATCACCGGCGGCAAGTCGTCGGCGCTGATCGGCGTCTTCATCTCGGTGACCACGGTCCCCGCGGCCGGCTACGTGGCGGTGGCGCTGGCGCTGCGCGAGTGGACCGAGGTGGCCGGCTCGGTGACGCAGCTCACGCTGAACGTCGCCGGCATGCTCGTCGCCGGCACCGTCACCCTCGCGATCCAGCGCAGATTCTGGCCTCAAGTAGGACGCGGCTCATCCGTGTGA
- the coaA gene encoding type I pantothenate kinase — translation MELSREQWSDLRKNTPLTLTADELEELRGVDDPIDLVEVTDIYLPLTRLLNLHYTGSKQRSSVLSAFLGHAESRVPYVLGIAGSVAVGKSTTARLLHTLLARWPEHPHVELITTDSFLYPNAVLEARGIMHRKGFPESYDRRALVRFVAEVKSGAAEVRAPVYSHLEYDIVPGAHQIVKSPDILIMEGLNVLQPAPPTSLAVNDYFDFSIYVDAKVENIRTWYVERFHKLRRTAFEDPKSYFRYIAELSQEEATEFAVNVWRDINERNLVENIAPTRGRADLVLKKGADHSVRRVRLRRT, via the coding sequence GTGGAACTGAGCAGGGAGCAGTGGAGCGATCTCCGCAAGAACACGCCCTTGACTCTCACCGCAGATGAGCTGGAAGAGTTGCGCGGCGTCGACGATCCCATCGATCTCGTCGAGGTCACCGACATCTACCTCCCCCTGACGAGGCTGCTGAACCTGCACTACACCGGATCCAAGCAGCGCAGCAGCGTACTGAGCGCCTTCCTCGGGCACGCGGAGTCGCGCGTGCCGTACGTCCTGGGCATCGCTGGCAGCGTCGCGGTCGGCAAGTCGACCACGGCCCGGTTGCTGCACACCCTGCTGGCCCGCTGGCCGGAGCATCCGCACGTGGAGCTGATCACCACCGACAGCTTCCTCTACCCGAACGCGGTGCTGGAGGCCAGGGGCATCATGCACCGCAAGGGCTTCCCCGAGAGCTACGACCGCAGGGCACTGGTCAGGTTCGTGGCCGAGGTGAAGTCGGGGGCGGCGGAGGTGCGGGCGCCGGTCTACAGCCACCTGGAGTACGACATCGTCCCCGGCGCCCACCAGATCGTGAAAAGTCCCGACATCTTGATCATGGAGGGGCTGAACGTCCTCCAGCCGGCCCCGCCGACCTCTCTCGCGGTCAACGACTACTTCGACTTCTCCATCTACGTCGACGCCAAGGTCGAGAACATCCGCACCTGGTACGTCGAGCGCTTCCACAAGCTGCGCCGCACCGCGTTCGAGGACCCCAAGTCCTACTTCCGCTACATCGCCGAGCTGTCGCAGGAGGAGGCGACGGAGTTCGCGGTGAACGTCTGGCGCGACATCAACGAGCGCAACCTCGTCGAGAACATCGCTCCCACCCGCGGGCGCGCCGACCTGGTGCTCAAGAAGGGCGCCGACCACTCCGTCCGCCGCGTGCGCCTGCGCCGCACCTGA
- a CDS encoding PhoX family protein, whose translation MDRRRFLATAVAGIAGPFAGVACAGRQGGAKPVSGYGPLRATRDLRDGKVRLHLPDGFSYRSFNAVGDTFSDGSPVPGRHDGMAAFPGPRDTVFLVRNHEVNGPVGAFGDKDRAYDPMAGGGTATLQVTRHGEVLSSRPSLTGTMLNCSGGPMPWNAWVSCEETVNGPDVGDDSTGGDNSKLTRRHGYIFEVPVSGTATARPIRSAGRFAHESAAFDPASGALYLTEDCYHFPSGFYRYLPPRHPLKAGRLLDGGRLQMLAVEGMPRADLSAGRRPGTTYATTWVDIDDPDPRFTGRPPNGEAVQAVGRQGRAAGAAIFARLEGAVHHQGTVYFVSTQGGATAPGDTPPGGFGDGRGQVWAYETWSGRLRLVYESPRSAALDLPDNVTVSPRGTLVLCEDGDGANHLRGLTRRGEIFDFCRLAAVQGDPGAEFAGTTFGPGGHTLYVNVQSTRGASFAIWGPWQRGAF comes from the coding sequence ATGGACCGTCGTCGCTTCCTTGCCACCGCCGTCGCCGGCATCGCCGGGCCGTTCGCGGGCGTCGCCTGCGCCGGCCGCCAGGGCGGGGCCAAGCCGGTGTCCGGCTACGGGCCGCTGCGCGCGACCCGCGACCTGCGCGACGGCAAGGTCCGGCTGCACCTGCCCGACGGCTTCTCCTACCGCTCCTTCAACGCCGTCGGCGACACCTTCTCCGACGGCTCGCCCGTACCGGGGCGGCACGACGGGATGGCCGCCTTCCCCGGCCCGCGCGACACGGTCTTCCTGGTGCGCAACCACGAGGTCAACGGCCCCGTCGGCGCGTTCGGCGACAAGGACCGCGCCTACGACCCGATGGCCGGCGGCGGCACGGCGACGCTCCAGGTCACCCGGCACGGCGAGGTGCTGAGCAGCAGGCCGTCCCTCACCGGCACCATGCTCAACTGCTCCGGCGGCCCCATGCCGTGGAACGCCTGGGTGTCGTGCGAGGAGACCGTCAACGGGCCCGACGTGGGCGACGACTCCACCGGCGGCGACAACTCCAAGCTGACCCGCCGCCACGGCTACATCTTCGAGGTGCCGGTCAGCGGTACGGCCACCGCCAGGCCCATCCGGTCCGCCGGCCGGTTCGCGCACGAGTCGGCCGCCTTCGACCCGGCGTCGGGCGCGCTCTACCTCACCGAGGACTGCTACCACTTCCCGTCCGGCTTCTACCGCTACCTGCCGCCCCGGCACCCCCTCAAGGCCGGTCGTCTCCTCGACGGGGGCCGCCTGCAGATGCTCGCGGTCGAGGGCATGCCCCGCGCGGACCTGTCCGCCGGTCGGCGCCCCGGCACCACGTACGCGACGACCTGGGTGGACATCGACGACCCCGACCCCCGTTTCACCGGCCGCCCGCCCAACGGCGAGGCCGTCCAGGCCGTCGGCCGGCAGGGCCGGGCCGCCGGAGCCGCGATCTTCGCCCGGCTGGAGGGCGCGGTCCACCACCAGGGCACCGTCTACTTCGTCTCCACCCAGGGCGGCGCCACCGCGCCCGGCGACACGCCGCCCGGCGGGTTCGGCGACGGCCGGGGCCAGGTGTGGGCGTACGAGACGTGGAGCGGCCGGCTCAGGCTCGTCTACGAGTCGCCCCGCTCGGCGGCGCTCGACCTGCCCGACAACGTGACGGTCAGCCCGCGCGGCACGCTCGTGCTGTGCGAGGACGGCGACGGCGCCAACCACCTGCGCGGCCTCACCCGGCGCGGGGAGATCTTCGACTTCTGCCGGCTGGCCGCCGTCCAGGGGGACCCGGGGGCCGAGTTCGCCGGCACCACCTTCGGCCCCGGCGGCCACACCCTCTACGTGAACGTCCAGTCCACGCGCGGCGCGTCGTTCGCCATCTGGGGGCCGTGGCAACGCGGCGCGTTCTGA
- a CDS encoding holo-ACP synthase, with protein sequence MILGIGVDIVDIRRLEEALRRTPGLRLRLFTEAERDLPAHSLAARFAAKEAVAKALGAPRGVSHLEAEVRRRASGRPELHVTGRAAEVAYELGVKRWHLSLSHDGGVAVAYVIAEG encoded by the coding sequence ATGATCCTGGGCATCGGGGTGGACATCGTGGACATCCGGCGGCTGGAGGAGGCGCTGCGACGCACCCCCGGCCTGCGCCTGCGGCTGTTCACCGAGGCCGAGCGCGACCTGCCCGCGCACTCGCTGGCCGCCAGGTTCGCCGCCAAGGAGGCGGTGGCCAAGGCCCTGGGCGCCCCCAGGGGAGTGAGCCACCTGGAGGCCGAGGTGCGCCGCCGGGCGAGCGGACGCCCCGAGTTGCACGTCACCGGCCGGGCCGCCGAGGTCGCCTACGAGCTCGGGGTCAAGCGATGGCACCTGTCTCTCAGCCACGACGGGGGCGTCGCCGTGGCCTACGTGATCGCGGAGGGATAG